The genomic stretch CGACAGCCGAACTGCTCGACGGCCAGCTGTCCGCGGCGTTGATCGGGATCGGCAACGCCCACCAGCTCGGCGTCCCGCAGAAGGCTCAGGACCCGAGCGTGGTGCCACCCCATGTTGCCGATGCCGATGACCCCCACCTTGACCGGGGTGATGGGATCGCTGCTCATCGCCGCACCAGCACACCCGCCAACGTGATCTCCCGCCTCTCCAGTGCAGGCATTATCAATGATCATCCGCTCCGGCGGCTCCATCGGTGGTGAGGTGTCGCCTCAGGTGGAGTCGCGACGGGTGATCTGAACCCGCTCGATGCGGGGACCGTCCATGGCACTGATCTCGAACTGATGGCCTTTCCAGCGAAGGCTCTCGCCGGGGGCCGGGATGTGCTGCAGCCGCTCGAGCATGAAGCCCGCCAGGGTGTGGTGGCCGTCGGCCTCCGGCAGGGCGAGATCGAGCTGGCGGTTGAGCTCGAAGATCTCCAGATCACCGGCCACCAGCCAGGTGTCGTCCTGGAGCCGCTGCAGATTCTGGCGGATCGTGACCAGATCGTCTTCATCGCCGACGATCTCACTGGTGAGGTCGGCCACCGTGACCAGGCCCTCGGTGCCGCCGTGTTCATCGACCACCACCAGCAGGGGCTGGCCACTGCGGATCAGCGGCAGCAGCACGGCAAGGGACACCGTCTCCTGCACCCGTGCCACTGGTGTGATGTAGGGAGCCAGGCGCGTGTCGCCCTGCAGCAACCCCTGGGCAATCGGTTCGGCCAGGCGGCGCAGGTCGAGCACACCGCGGACGTCATCCAGGGACTGACCGATGACGGGGAAACGGGCGTGGGCGGTGGCGTGCACCGCTTCCATCATCTCGGCGAAGGTCACCTCGAGGGGCAGGGTGACCATGCCGGAGCGAGGCACCATCACCTCACGCACCTGGGTGTCGCGCAGCGAGAACACCCCTTCAAGGATGCTGCGCTCATCCGGCAGCAGACCGGTGACACTGTTGGATTCAATCAGGGTCTCCAGCTCGCCGGCGGAGAGGGCGGGCACCAGCTCATCCCAGTTGCGGGGAAGGCCCAGCAGGCGCAGCAGGCCATTGGCGAACCGCTCAACCAGGATCAACAGAGGCCAGAGGGTGCGGATGACCCACTCCAGCAACGGTGCCAGCTGAAGGGCCGAGTTCTCCGGCCTGTGCATCACCCAGGCCTTGGGGGCCACTCCGCCGATCACCGTGGCCAGCCCCACCAGGCCCAGAAACACCAGCACATCCACCCAGAGGCGCTCGGCCCCCGGATCGAGCCGCACCGCCAGACCGCGGCCTCCCCAGCCGAGGGCCACCATGGCCAGGGCGGCACCCAGCTGAGTGGCCACCAGCACCCGGCGCAGCCTCTGCTGCAGCCGCTCCACCGAGAGGGCGCCGGCGTGACCGTCGGCGGCGAGCACCTTGACCCGGCTGGGCCTCAGATGGAGCAGGGCGAACTCGCTGGCGGCGAAGAAGGCCAGCAGCCCCAGCAGGGCCAGCAGCAGAACGAGCAGGCGCATGGGAAGGAGGGCGGCTAGCAGGTTGAAGTTCACTCCACGGTGACGCTCTTGGCCAGATTGCGGGGCTGATCCACATCAAGGCCGCGATGGGCCGCAATGTGATAGCTCAGCAGCTGCATCGGAATCACCGTCAACAGGGGACTGAGCAGCTCATCCACCTCCGGCACGGGCAACAGCACATCGAAGATCTCCGTGTCAGGGCCGCGCGGGGCCACACCGATCAGGCGGGCATCGCGGGCCTTGGCCTCCTGCGCGTTGGAGAGCACCTTGTCGAAGACGGTGCCTGGCACCGCGATCGACACCACCGGCACCCGAGCGTCCAGCAAGGCGATGGGACCGTGCTTCATCTCGCCGGCCGGGTAGCCCTCGGCGTGGATGTAACTGATCTCCTTGAGCTTCAGGGCCCCTTCGAGGGCGATCGGAAAGTTGATGCCACGGCCCAGGAAGATCACATCCTGGGTGTCAGCGAACTGGTGGGCCAGCTCGGCGCAGAGCAGATCCTGCTCCTCCAGCAGTGCCTGCAGCTGGGCGGGCAGGGCCCGCAGCCCGGCCACCAGCTCGAGCAGCTGAGCCGGGGAGCGGCTGGAGCGGCGCTCGGCGAAGGAGAGGGCGAGGCCGTAGAAGGCCAGCAGCTGACCGAGGAAGGTCTTGGTGGCGGCCACACCCACCTCGATGCCGGCGCCGATGTCCAGCAGATGCGGCACCAGCCGGCCCAGGGAGCTCTCCGGTCGGTTGGTGATCCCCAGCAGCCTGGGGGCGAAGGCCGGATCAGCGATCAGGTCCCGGCGCTTCTGCTCCATCTGCAGCGCCGCCAGGGTGTCGGCGGTCTCGCCCGACTGGGTCACGCCGATGGTGAGGGTGTGAGGCACCAGCGGCGGCGGCGCATAGCGGAATTCGCTGGCGTAGTGCACCGCTGTGGGCAGCCCCGCCAGCTGCTCCAGCAGATAGGCCCCCACCTGGGCCGCATGACGGCTGGTGCCGCAGGCCAGGATCTGGATCCGCTCCACCCCCTCGAAGAGCTGATCCTGGAGCGGCAGGGCCACCAGCGACGGGGTGCCGGGCACCCCCGGCGACCCGGTCGGGAGATGACGGGCCACCCAGAGCGCCGCCGTCTCCGGCTGCTCGTGGATCTCCTTATGCATGAAGTGGCGAAAGCTGCGCTTGTCCGCCACGTGCTCGGTTCCCTGCAGCAGGCTGGGCGCACGCGTCACCCGCTCGGCCGAGGACCCGTAGAGCTCGATGCCCAGCGGCGTGAGCAGCGCCGTCTCGCCATCCTCGAGGGGAAGGATGGTGCGCGTGAAGCCCGCCAGGGCGGGGGTGTCACTGGCGCAGAGGAATTCGCCCTCCCCCAGACCGATCACCAGCGGCGCCTGACGGCGGGCCACCACCACCGCTCCCGGCGCGCCGGCCCAGACCACCGCCAGGGCATAGGCCCCGTGCAGATGGGGCAGCACCTGCTGCACCGCCTCGAGCAGCAGCTGGGGTGAAGGCCGGCGGCCCGAGCTCTGAAGGTCCCCCAGCGTCCGTGCCACCAGGTGAGGGATCACTTCGGTGTCGGTGTCGGAGCGGAAGTGCACGCCCTCCGCCTGCAGCGACTCTCTGAGCAGACGGTGATTCTCGATGATGCCGTTCTGAACCACGGCAAGGGTGCCGCTGCCATCGAGATGAGGGTGGGCATTGCGCTCCTCGGGCTTGCCGTGGGTGGCCCAGCGGGTATGGCCGATGCCGCAGTGGCCCAGGGCCCCCTGGGCCTCGTAGCGGGCGGTGAGGTTGACGAGCTTGCCTTCGGCCCGCAGCAGGGTGAGCTGCCCGGAGGAGAGGCCG from Synechococcus sp. CBW1107 encodes the following:
- the glmS gene encoding glutamine--fructose-6-phosphate transaminase (isomerizing); the protein is MCGIVAVIGSREAAPLLLEGLRQLEYRGYDSAGIATVQAPEAGSGLSSGQLTLLRAEGKLVNLTARYEAQGALGHCGIGHTRWATHGKPEERNAHPHLDGSGTLAVVQNGIIENHRLLRESLQAEGVHFRSDTDTEVIPHLVARTLGDLQSSGRRPSPQLLLEAVQQVLPHLHGAYALAVVWAGAPGAVVVARRQAPLVIGLGEGEFLCASDTPALAGFTRTILPLEDGETALLTPLGIELYGSSAERVTRAPSLLQGTEHVADKRSFRHFMHKEIHEQPETAALWVARHLPTGSPGVPGTPSLVALPLQDQLFEGVERIQILACGTSRHAAQVGAYLLEQLAGLPTAVHYASEFRYAPPPLVPHTLTIGVTQSGETADTLAALQMEQKRRDLIADPAFAPRLLGITNRPESSLGRLVPHLLDIGAGIEVGVAATKTFLGQLLAFYGLALSFAERRSSRSPAQLLELVAGLRALPAQLQALLEEQDLLCAELAHQFADTQDVIFLGRGINFPIALEGALKLKEISYIHAEGYPAGEMKHGPIALLDARVPVVSIAVPGTVFDKVLSNAQEAKARDARLIGVAPRGPDTEIFDVLLPVPEVDELLSPLLTVIPMQLLSYHIAAHRGLDVDQPRNLAKSVTVE
- a CDS encoding hemolysin family protein — its product is MRLLVLLLALLGLLAFFAASEFALLHLRPSRVKVLAADGHAGALSVERLQQRLRRVLVATQLGAALAMVALGWGGRGLAVRLDPGAERLWVDVLVFLGLVGLATVIGGVAPKAWVMHRPENSALQLAPLLEWVIRTLWPLLILVERFANGLLRLLGLPRNWDELVPALSAGELETLIESNSVTGLLPDERSILEGVFSLRDTQVREVMVPRSGMVTLPLEVTFAEMMEAVHATAHARFPVIGQSLDDVRGVLDLRRLAEPIAQGLLQGDTRLAPYITPVARVQETVSLAVLLPLIRSGQPLLVVVDEHGGTEGLVTVADLTSEIVGDEDDLVTIRQNLQRLQDDTWLVAGDLEIFELNRQLDLALPEADGHHTLAGFMLERLQHIPAPGESLRWKGHQFEISAMDGPRIERVQITRRDST